In Vigna unguiculata cultivar IT97K-499-35 unplaced genomic scaffold, ASM411807v1 contig_120, whole genome shotgun sequence, one DNA window encodes the following:
- the LOC114171139 gene encoding uncharacterized protein LOC114171139, with the protein MTEAEAAGSGNLVMGYCVISRMRCCVLYDSGVTHSFVSDACVKKLGLSVCKLQCELVVSTPTSGLVRTSSLCARCPVVVERRKYRVNLICLPLQELEVILGMDSLSANCILIDCREKRLLFPDSEELELVSPQGVVREIQSGA; encoded by the coding sequence ATGACCGAAGCAGAGGCggcaggttcaggtaacctcgtaatgggttattgtgtgatttctAGGATGAGATGCTGCgtgttatatgattctggagtgacacactcctttgtgtcagatGCTTGTGTGAAAAAGTTGGGTCTGTCGGTGTGTAAGTTGCAGTGTGAACTTGTGGTATCTACTCCGacatcgggtttggtcaggacgtcgtccttgtgtgctaggtgtccTGTGGTGGTGGAAAGACGCAAATATAGGGTGAATCTGATATGTCTACCTCTCCAAGAGTTGGAAGTGATCCTAGGGATGGATTCACTCTCTGCCAACTGCATTCTTATAGACTGTCGGgagaagaggttgttgtttcccgaTTCAGAGGAGCTCGAGTTGGTGTCTCCTCAAGGggtggtgagggagattcagAGTGGCGCGTAA
- the LOC114171140 gene encoding guanine nucleotide-binding protein-like NSN1 produces MVMKSKKSKSKRVSLKNKYKVRRKVKEHNRKKAKEAKKLRQSGKNKVEKDPGIPNNWPFKEQELKALEARRTKAIEELEQKKVERKERARKTKLGLLEEEDDSKFYGGARRIKESGQYPKPKSNYSSRKHIT; encoded by the exons ATGGTGATGAAGAGCAAGA AGAGTAAGAGTAAGAGGGTTTCGTTGAAGAATAAGTACAAGGTGAGacggaaggtgaaagagcacaacagaaAAAAAGCGAAGGAAGCGAAGAAGCTTAGGCAGAGTGGGAAAAATAAGGTTGAGAAGGATCCTGGTATTCCCAACAATTGGCCTTTTAAGGAACAGGAACTCAAAGCCCTTGAGGCTCGAAGAACGAAGGCCATTGAGGAATTGGAGCAAAAGAAAGTCGAACGCAAGGAGAGG GCTCGTAAAACGAAATTGGGCTTGCTagaggaggaagatgactctaagtt TTATGGGGGTGCACGAAGAATTAAAGAATCTGGCCAATACCCTAAACCTAAATCAAATTATTCTTCCAGAAAGCACATCACCTAA